The following is a genomic window from Pedobacter sp. KBS0701.
AAGTGGTCGAAATATTAGGTTTACCGGGATCTTCTCCGGCGATGGAGCGCGATAAAGGTTTTTCCGATGAATTAAGTAAATCACGGGGAATAAAACTAGCTGCTCAGTTTTATGGTAATTGGGTTGCCCGCAGCACCATTCTGGAACTGGAAAAGAATAAAGAAACGATACTACAATCTGACGCTGTTTTTGCACACAATGACGTTATGGCCGCAAGTGCTGAAGATTTTCTTCGGCGCCACAATGCCTCAAAACACATCAAGGTAATAGGAGTAGATGCGCTTCCTGGTTCGGGCGGTGGACTACAGCTGATCAGTGAGGGAAAAATATCAGCCAGTGTGTTATATCCCACAGGTGGCAAAGAAGCCATTAGTATTGCATTCAAAGTTTTAAATAAAGAACCTTTCTCAAAAGAAAATATCCTGCAGAGCTTAGTTATCGATAGTTCTTCAGTTCAGCTGATGAAACTTCAATGGGCAAAGGTATCCAGTCAGCAAAGAGATATTGAACGCCAGCAAACGATGTTGTCCGATCAGCTTCGGATCTACGATAATCAAAAGCTGGTGCTCAATTTTATTGTGATCACACTGGTATTGGCCGTGATATTTGGAGGACTGGCATTTTTTTCCTTATTGGAGAACCGGAAAATTAATAAAAGCCTTGAGCAGAAAAATGTCCAGATACTGGATCAGCGAAATAAGCTAATCGATGCCTCGGACAAGATTGAAGCAGCGACCGAGGCCAAGCTTAATTTTTTTACCAATATATCCCATGAGTTCAGAACCCCGCTAACCTTGATTTTATCACCATTGGAAGATTTATTGAAAAGCGATAAAATCCAAAGCGGGGAAAAGCGGGAATTAACGATGATTCAAAAGAATGCGTATCGGTTACTGAAGCTGATCAACGAACTTATTGACTACAGAAAGATAGAACATCAGAAATTCCATGTGCAATCAACCAGGAACAATGTTCAGTCTTTCCTGAATGAAATAATAGAAAGCTTCAGATACGGCGCCCTGAAAAAAGATATCGCTTTGAAATTTTCCTTTCCACAACATGATATCGTGGCCAATTTTGACGTAAGTATTCTTGAAAAGATCGTACTCAACCTATTGAGCAATGCATTGAAGTTTACCCCGGCTCATGGACGAATTATTGTGGATTTGACCACTAAGGATAATAATTTTATCATTTCAGTTGCCGACAATGGCAGTGGGATGAATCAAGAGGAATTGCAGCAGGTTTGGGATCAGTTTTATCAATCCAATACCAGCGAATCGAGGGGATCTGGTCTTGGTCTTTCCCTTACTCGTGAACTGGTGCATTTGCATGGCGGCACTATTGAAGTGCAGAGCAGAAAATGGCAGGGAAGTACTTTCACTGTAACCATGCCCTATGGTGAGCTGATAGATTCAAAGCTTTCCCCTGTAAGCGCAGAAGACAGAGTTGTTTCATTAACTGAACAGGTAAAAGTTTATATTACAGAAGAGTTACCTGCGGAGGATAAACAGTTTGATCCGATTGGTGAATATATCAAAGAATATTCCGTCCTGATTATTGAGGATAATCCCGACCTGTTAAATTATCTTCATGAAAAATTTTCAGCGAATTACGAGGTATTCACGGCTACGACTGGTAACCAGGGACTTCATGAAGCTTTCGAAAAAATTCCTGATATCATCGTTTCTGATGTAATTATCCCCGGTATGTCAGGCAAAGAAATTGCAAAGAAAATAAAAACAGATCTTCGAACTTCCCATATTCCGCTGATTCTGCTAACCGCACAGGCTAGCCCTGAACAGCAGATAGAGGGAATAAATAGTATGGCCGATCTCTATATGACCAAACCTTTTCATTTTGACTTCCTTCAGGCAAATGTTCGAAACCTGCTTACCAACCGTATGTTATTAAAGGAACATTATATCAGCGATATCAGCGCTGGCGTAGAGAAAAAATCAACGCTCAGCACGCTTGATAAAAAGTTCCTTAATGATTTTGCAGGCATTGTAGAGCTCCACCTGGGAAATGAAACACTAAATGTAGAGGACATTGCCAAAATGATTGGCATTTCCCGTATTCAGCTATATAGAAAGGTTAAAGCATTACTTGATTGCAGTATTACGGACTATATTTTAAACCGCAGATTGAAAAAGGCCAGTTACCTGCTGATGAATGAAGATTATTCCATTTCTGAAATCGCCTTCAAAATAGGTATTTCATCACCAACATACTTTTCTACCTTGTTTAAAGGAAAATACGGAATGAGTCCAAGTGAGTTTAAGAAAAAACAAAATAATTGATGATGCATAGTTCCGGTAATGTAGATTTCGAACCCTTTTGAATCATTGGCGAAGGACAATAACATGCTTGTCTCTTTGTTCAAGATACTTGAACACGGAAAAAAACATTTAGGATGAATGGTTGTTAAAATATCTTCAATAAATTTGATTGGTCTTTTCGATGGATCTAATCCACAATAATTATGATAAAATCAGCTCATCTGCCTGACATCTTCACACTGCAATCTATTTTTGAAGGCATTCAGGATGCCATATATTGTCATGACCTTGAATTCAGGATAACCAATTGGAGCCCTGCTGCAGAACGTATGTTCGGCTATACTGCACAAGAGATACTTGGCCAATCTGTTTTTATATTGAGTCCGGATGACAAATATTCAGAGAAAGAAAAGCTGATGCAGGAGGCTTTAAACGGTAAGCGTATCAACCAGTACAGAACAGTATGTCTTACCCGCTCAAGGATAGAAATACCCGTTACCTTATCCATTTCGCCGATCAAAGATGAAAACGGACAAATTATTGGAATGTCTCAAATTGCCCATGATGTTTCCTTCGAAGACCAGGCAGAAGAAAAACAATCCATGCTTGCTGCTATTATAGAAAGTTCCGAAGACGCCATTATCAGTAAGACGCTTGATGGAATTATAACGACCTGGAATAAAGGAGCGGAGCATATTTTTGGCTATGCCGAAGACGAGGCCGTTGGCCAACCCATCACCATACTTCTCCCTGCTGATCGTTTGAGCGAAGAAGAAAATATAATTTCAAGCATTCGGCGTGGCGAAAAGGTAGGCCACATACAGACCATCAGAAAAACTAAAGATGGGCGCTTACTAAATATTTCACTAACCGTATCGCCTATTAAAAATAGCGATGGGGCTGTTATTGGCGCATCTAAGGTGGCCCGTAATATTACTTCCCAAAAGGAGTCTGAAAAATTAATTGCCAAACATATTGAACGCCTGGAACTATTGAATGTAGTGGGCAGAAGCATTAACGAATCGCTAGACCTTCAGCAAATATTACAGCAGGTAACTGATTCTACTACAAAGCTAACCGGAGCAGCGTTTGGGGCATTTTTTTATAATCAGGTTAACCAGGAAGGAGAATCTTACCGGTTGTACACCCTATCAGGTGTTCCGGGGGAAGCTTTCGCTAACTTCCCGATGCCACGTAATACCGATTTATTTCATCCTACTTTCAGCGGAGAAGGAGTACTTCGCTCAGACGACATCACCCAGGATCCCCGCTATGGCAAAAATGCGCCATTTTTTGGAAAACCTTCCGGACATTTACCTGTGATCAGTTATCTGGCGGTTCCGGTTAAAACCAAATCAGGTGACGTGATAGGCGGGCTGTTTTTCGGTCATCAGGAAAAGGCAATTTTTAAAGAAGAGCATGAGGACCTTGTCCTTACAGTAGCCTCCCAATCGGCCATTGCTATAGAAAATTCGATGCTTTTTAAAGAGGTACAGGAACTAAGTGCTAAAAAAGACGAATTCATTGCAATGGCTTCCCATGAATTAAAAACACCAATGACCTCTCTTTTTGGTTATTTGCAGCTGGCCAATCGAAACACAGGTGAAGGTATCGCAAAAAATCTCCTTGAAAAGGCGATCAGGCAACTGGAAAAAATGATTGTTCTGGTTAGTGATCTTTTTGATGTTTCCAAGATCCAGGCCGGAAAACTACAACTGAATATGGAATACCTTAACCTGGCCATACTTATTCAGGAAATGAAAGAATCTTTTTTACAAGCCCATCCAGCGCATATTTTAACTATTGAAATGCCGGAAGAAAGCTTTGTTAACACTGACCGCATGCGCCTTGAACAGGTACTTACAAATTTATTGAATAATGCAGTTAAATATGCACCTCATGAAAAAACAATTGAATTGAAAGTTCAACATTTAGATAAAATAGTACTTACTTCGATTAAGGATTTTGGCCCCGGTATTAGCGAAGAAAACCAGCGTCATATATTCAGCCAGTTTTACCAGGCCAAAGATAATAAAGACGGTTCATCAGGATTAGGTCTGGGGCTTTTTATATCGAAAGATATTATTGAACGCCATGGCGGTCAGATTTGGGTTGAAAGTGAGCCCGGTAAAGGTGCAACCTTTAATTTTTCTTTACCATTAGCGCAAACTAGTTTGGCGTAATGAATGGGAAGCCAATGAAGCCTTAATCACTCAAATTATAATTATAAAGTGAAACCAACAGTATAAACCTGTTTTTTATAGGCACTGGGAGACATGCCGGTAATTTTTTTAAAGGATTTTGAAAAGTAGGAAAGATTATCAAATCCGGTTTGTGTCGCAATATCCGAATAGGCAAGCCTGCTGGTGGCTAATAAATACTGTGCCCGCTCAATCCGTTTTTCAAGAATGTAGGTAACGGGGCGCTGGCCTGTAAAAGTTTTGAATAAACGGGAGAAATAATCAGGGTGCTGATTAACACGTGAGGCCAGACTGGTTACGGATAGTTCCTGCTGCAAATTTACAAGGATATAACCAACTGTTTCCACTATTTTGGCCGGCGCATGTCGGTCCTCATGTTTCCGATGTAACTGTGGTTGGAGCAAACGTCCCATCAATTGAAGTAGTATACCCTGGGTTTCAAGGTAACTGGCTAAGCCCTGCATATTGTTCAATTCCTGGTATTCTTTATAGAAAATATTTTTCTCGTAAATTTTTGGGTCATCAGACCGGTTAATGCCACGGCCAGGATTTATTTCGAGTAGTCGCTTAAATAGATCGATGTCCATTTGTGTTGCCTTAATCTTTGAAACATTACGGCTTCGCGCAAATAGAGAAGTCCCGTCTACAGATTCTTCAAAAAACTGCACGAAATACTGGCTCAAATATCCGTTGCAATGTAGGTTACAAGGTGTGAAACTGGGTATAATGTATAGGTATCCGGG
Proteins encoded in this region:
- a CDS encoding AraC family transcriptional regulator — encoded protein: MIKRVLQNTFSLLNVDYVKLTEKWNYLNVISPYFRIYYIDDGNGEVSDPGGSLKLEPGYLYIIPSFTPCNLHCNGYLSQYFVQFFEESVDGTSLFARSRNVSKIKATQMDIDLFKRLLEINPGRGINRSDDPKIYEKNIFYKEYQELNNMQGLASYLETQGILLQLMGRLLQPQLHRKHEDRHAPAKIVETVGYILVNLQQELSVTSLASRVNQHPDYFSRLFKTFTGQRPVTYILEKRIERAQYLLATSRLAYSDIATQTGFDNLSYFSKSFKKITGMSPSAYKKQVYTVGFTL
- a CDS encoding substrate-binding domain-containing protein, with the protein product MNNQIFLKPATVQAFNIWLLSLAVTLLFFSSCSEKKEEKKFTIGFSQCVGSDLWRKTMLEEMKMEFSLRSGTNFIYRDANNSSKKQIEQVEELVDNHIDLLIISPNEASPLTDIVEKVYNKGIPVIVLDRKTSSSQYTAYVGAENYQVGKMAGQYITKLLKGTGKVVEILGLPGSSPAMERDKGFSDELSKSRGIKLAAQFYGNWVARSTILELEKNKETILQSDAVFAHNDVMAASAEDFLRRHNASKHIKVIGVDALPGSGGGLQLISEGKISASVLYPTGGKEAISIAFKVLNKEPFSKENILQSLVIDSSSVQLMKLQWAKVSSQQRDIERQQTMLSDQLRIYDNQKLVLNFIVITLVLAVIFGGLAFFSLLENRKINKSLEQKNVQILDQRNKLIDASDKIEAATEAKLNFFTNISHEFRTPLTLILSPLEDLLKSDKIQSGEKRELTMIQKNAYRLLKLINELIDYRKIEHQKFHVQSTRNNVQSFLNEIIESFRYGALKKDIALKFSFPQHDIVANFDVSILEKIVLNLLSNALKFTPAHGRIIVDLTTKDNNFIISVADNGSGMNQEELQQVWDQFYQSNTSESRGSGLGLSLTRELVHLHGGTIEVQSRKWQGSTFTVTMPYGELIDSKLSPVSAEDRVVSLTEQVKVYITEELPAEDKQFDPIGEYIKEYSVLIIEDNPDLLNYLHEKFSANYEVFTATTGNQGLHEAFEKIPDIIVSDVIIPGMSGKEIAKKIKTDLRTSHIPLILLTAQASPEQQIEGINSMADLYMTKPFHFDFLQANVRNLLTNRMLLKEHYISDISAGVEKKSTLSTLDKKFLNDFAGIVELHLGNETLNVEDIAKMIGISRIQLYRKVKALLDCSITDYILNRRLKKASYLLMNEDYSISEIAFKIGISSPTYFSTLFKGKYGMSPSEFKKKQNN
- a CDS encoding PAS domain S-box protein; the encoded protein is MIKSAHLPDIFTLQSIFEGIQDAIYCHDLEFRITNWSPAAERMFGYTAQEILGQSVFILSPDDKYSEKEKLMQEALNGKRINQYRTVCLTRSRIEIPVTLSISPIKDENGQIIGMSQIAHDVSFEDQAEEKQSMLAAIIESSEDAIISKTLDGIITTWNKGAEHIFGYAEDEAVGQPITILLPADRLSEEENIISSIRRGEKVGHIQTIRKTKDGRLLNISLTVSPIKNSDGAVIGASKVARNITSQKESEKLIAKHIERLELLNVVGRSINESLDLQQILQQVTDSTTKLTGAAFGAFFYNQVNQEGESYRLYTLSGVPGEAFANFPMPRNTDLFHPTFSGEGVLRSDDITQDPRYGKNAPFFGKPSGHLPVISYLAVPVKTKSGDVIGGLFFGHQEKAIFKEEHEDLVLTVASQSAIAIENSMLFKEVQELSAKKDEFIAMASHELKTPMTSLFGYLQLANRNTGEGIAKNLLEKAIRQLEKMIVLVSDLFDVSKIQAGKLQLNMEYLNLAILIQEMKESFLQAHPAHILTIEMPEESFVNTDRMRLEQVLTNLLNNAVKYAPHEKTIELKVQHLDKIVLTSIKDFGPGISEENQRHIFSQFYQAKDNKDGSSGLGLGLFISKDIIERHGGQIWVESEPGKGATFNFSLPLAQTSLA